From a single Prochlorococcus sp. MIT 0603 genomic region:
- the map gene encoding type I methionyl aminopeptidase, translated as MNKLFADLLASSSQPSKNDGPRIQQRRGVEIKSSREIQIMRKSSQIVATVLREINEMVQPGMTTGDLDKFAELRIKDMGAIPSFKGYHGFPASICASINNEVVHGIPNSRRVIKSGDLLKVDTGAFYEGYHGDSCITICVGDVSDEAKKLSRVAQESLMLGLSQIKAKNTLLDIAAAIEDNVKKNGFSVVEDYTGHGVGKNLHEEPSVFNFRTNDLPNVTLRSGMTLAVEPILNSGSKRCRTLRDRWTVVTVDGSLSAQWEHTILVTNDGCEILTDRG; from the coding sequence ATGAACAAACTTTTCGCCGATTTGCTTGCATCATCTTCACAACCTTCCAAAAATGATGGTCCTCGCATCCAACAAAGAAGAGGTGTTGAAATTAAATCTTCTAGAGAAATTCAAATCATGCGTAAGTCCAGTCAGATTGTTGCGACAGTGCTTCGTGAAATAAATGAAATGGTTCAACCAGGTATGACCACAGGGGATCTTGATAAATTTGCTGAGCTGAGAATAAAAGATATGGGAGCAATTCCAAGTTTTAAGGGGTATCATGGCTTCCCTGCAAGCATCTGTGCCAGTATTAATAATGAGGTTGTACATGGCATCCCTAATTCCAGAAGAGTTATTAAATCAGGCGATTTATTGAAGGTTGATACTGGTGCTTTTTATGAGGGTTATCATGGTGATAGCTGCATAACTATTTGTGTTGGTGATGTTTCTGATGAGGCAAAGAAATTAAGTCGAGTTGCACAAGAATCACTTATGTTGGGCTTATCGCAAATAAAAGCTAAAAATACCTTGTTAGATATCGCTGCAGCAATAGAAGATAATGTAAAAAAGAATGGATTTAGTGTTGTCGAAGATTACACAGGACATGGTGTAGGTAAAAATCTTCATGAAGAACCTTCAGTGTTTAATTTCCGTACGAATGATTTGCCAAATGTTACTTTGAGATCAGGGATGACGTTAGCTGTAGAGCCAATACTTAACTCTGGGAGTAAGCGTTGTAGAACGCTTCGTGATAGATGGACTGTTGTAACTGTAGATGGCAGTTTGTCCGCTCAATGGGAACATACTATTTTAGTAACTAATGATGGTTGCGAAATATTGACTGACCGAGGTTGA
- a CDS encoding SDR family oxidoreductase yields the protein MIQVEPTKSIWKNRRIGITGASGSLGMALSTELRSKGSFVIGLTHGSTTQTFDSAKGPNKWIQWECGEERKLEEVFKGLDVLILNHGINPGGNLDLDGLNKAIEVNALSNWRLIEYFEKALSSQTIDSTAREIWINTSEAEIQPALSPSYEISKRLIGQLVSFKNNSLTNKQKKRLIIRKIILGPFKSQLNPIGIMNANTVAGQIIQKATSISNRLIIISPNPLTYLIMPMVELLRSLYFQLFKEKE from the coding sequence ATGATCCAAGTAGAACCAACTAAGAGTATTTGGAAGAATCGTCGAATAGGAATCACAGGGGCTTCAGGAAGTCTGGGCATGGCCTTGTCAACAGAACTCAGATCTAAAGGATCTTTTGTAATTGGGCTTACACATGGATCAACAACTCAAACATTTGATTCTGCTAAAGGTCCAAATAAATGGATCCAATGGGAATGTGGTGAAGAGAGGAAACTAGAGGAGGTTTTCAAAGGTTTAGATGTCCTCATACTGAATCATGGAATCAACCCTGGTGGGAACCTAGATTTAGATGGACTGAATAAAGCAATAGAAGTAAATGCTTTAAGCAATTGGCGATTAATTGAATATTTTGAAAAGGCACTATCAAGTCAGACTATCGATAGCACTGCAAGAGAAATTTGGATAAACACTTCTGAAGCCGAAATCCAACCAGCCTTAAGCCCTTCCTATGAAATCAGCAAAAGATTAATTGGCCAATTAGTTAGCTTTAAGAACAATTCCCTAACAAATAAACAAAAAAAAAGATTAATAATTAGAAAAATAATATTAGGCCCTTTTAAATCACAATTAAATCCTATTGGGATAATGAATGCAAATACGGTTGCTGGTCAAATCATACAAAAGGCAACATCAATTTCAAATAGGTTAATTATCATTAGTCCTAACCCTTTGACTTATTTAATAATGCCAATGGTTGAACTTTTAAGAAGTTTATACTTTCAACTGTTTAAAGAAAAAGAATAA